In a single window of the Alosa sapidissima isolate fAloSap1 chromosome 18, fAloSap1.pri, whole genome shotgun sequence genome:
- the actl6b gene encoding actin-like protein 6B isoform X1, with protein sequence MSGGVYGGDEVGALVFDIGSFSTRAGYAGEDCPKADFPTSLGVHIEEEGSDETEAGQESLVGRSFHIDTPALHVPRAGVELISPLKNGMIEDWEAFQAIVDHVYSKYIKSEPNLHPVLMSEAPWNSRVKREKLTELMFEHYNIPAFFLCKTAVLTAFANGRATGLVLDSGATHTTAIPVHDGYVLQQGIVKSPLAGDFITMQCRELFQEMNIEITPPYMIASKEPVREGAPPNWTKKDKLPPVSKSWHTYMCNEVIQDFQASVLQVSDSPYDEQVAAQMPTLHYEMPNGFTTDYGAERLRIPEGLFDPSNVKGLSGNTMLGVGHVVTTSIGMCDIDIRPGLYGSVVVTGGNTLLQGFTERLNRELSQKAPPSMRLKLIASNSSMERRFSSWIGGSILASLGTFQQMWISKQEYDEGGKQSVERKCP encoded by the exons ATGAGCGGTGGTGTATACGGCGGAG atgAGGTAGGTGCACTGGTGTTTGACATCGGTTCCTTCTCCACACGGGCAGGTTATGCAGGAGAGGACTGCCCCAAA GCTGACTTCCCCACCTCTCTGGGAGTGCACATAGAAGAGGAGGGGTCAGATGAGACGGAGGCGGGGCAAGAGAGTTTGGTTGGGCGGAGCTTTCACATAGACACACCCGCTCTACATGTGCCCCGAGCAGGAGTGGAGCTAATCTCACCGCTGAAGAATGGCATGA TTGAGGACTGGGAGGCATTCCAGGCCATTGTGGATCATGTATACAGCAAATACATCAAATCAGAGCCCAACCTACACCCTGTGCTCATGTCTGAGGCCCCA TGGAACTCTcgtgtgaagagagagaagctTACTGAGCTGATGTTTGAGCACTACAACATACCTGCCTTCTTCCTGTGCAAGACTGCCGTTCTCACTGC CTTTGCTAATGGCCGTGCAACAGGACTGGTGTTGGACAGTGGAGCTACACACACCACCGCCATCCCAGTGCATGATGGGTATGTCCTGCAGCAAG GTATTGTTAAATCTCCCTTGGCTGGAGACTTCATCACGATGCAGTGCAGAGAACTGTTCCAGGAGATGAATATTGAGATCACACCACCTTATATGATCGCTTCCAAG GAACCGGTAAGAGAGGGTGCGCCTCCAAACTGGACTAAGAAAGATAAACTCCCTCCAGTTTCAAAATCGTGGCACACTTACATGTGCAAT GAGGTGATTCAGGATTTCCAAGCATCTGTTCTGCAGGTGTCTGACTCCCCCTATGATGAGCA GGTGGCGGCTCAGATGCCAACTCTACACTATGAGATGCCAAATGGCTTCACCACAGATTATGGAGCTGAGCGCCTACGTATCCCAGAAGGCCTCTTTGACCCATCTAACGTCAAG GGTTTGTCAGGGAATACCATGCTGGGAGTAGGTCATGTGGTCACCACCAgcatcggaatgtgtgacatCGACATCCGTCCA GGTCTGTATGGCAGTGTGGTTGTTACTGGGGGCAACACACTGCTACAAGGATTTACAGAGAGGCTCAATAGAGAACTGTCACAGAAAGCACCGCCG AGTATGAGGCTGAAGCTCATAGCCAGTAACAGCTCAATGGAGCGACGGTTCAGTTCCTGGATAGGAGGCTCGATACTGGCCTCACTA GGCACCTTCCAGCAAATGTGGATCTCCAAGCAGGAGTATGATGAAGGAGGAAAACAGAGTGTGGAGAGAAAATGTCCatga
- the actl6b gene encoding actin-like protein 6B isoform X2 — translation MSGGVYGGDEVGALVFDIGSFSTRAGYAGEDCPKADFPTSLGVHIEEEGSDETEAGQESLVGRSFHIDTPALHVPRAGVELISPLKNGMIEDWEAFQAIVDHVYSKYIKSEPNLHPVLMSEAPWNSRVKREKLTELMFEHYNIPAFFLCKTAVLTAFANGRATGLVLDSGATHTTAIPVHDGYVLQQGIVKSPLAGDFITMQCRELFQEMNIEITPPYMIASKEPVREGAPPNWTKKDKLPPVSKSWHTYMCNEVIQDFQASVLQVSDSPYDEQVAAQMPTLHYEMPNGFTTDYGAERLRIPEGLFDPSNVKGLYGSVVVTGGNTLLQGFTERLNRELSQKAPPSMRLKLIASNSSMERRFSSWIGGSILASLGTFQQMWISKQEYDEGGKQSVERKCP, via the exons ATGAGCGGTGGTGTATACGGCGGAG atgAGGTAGGTGCACTGGTGTTTGACATCGGTTCCTTCTCCACACGGGCAGGTTATGCAGGAGAGGACTGCCCCAAA GCTGACTTCCCCACCTCTCTGGGAGTGCACATAGAAGAGGAGGGGTCAGATGAGACGGAGGCGGGGCAAGAGAGTTTGGTTGGGCGGAGCTTTCACATAGACACACCCGCTCTACATGTGCCCCGAGCAGGAGTGGAGCTAATCTCACCGCTGAAGAATGGCATGA TTGAGGACTGGGAGGCATTCCAGGCCATTGTGGATCATGTATACAGCAAATACATCAAATCAGAGCCCAACCTACACCCTGTGCTCATGTCTGAGGCCCCA TGGAACTCTcgtgtgaagagagagaagctTACTGAGCTGATGTTTGAGCACTACAACATACCTGCCTTCTTCCTGTGCAAGACTGCCGTTCTCACTGC CTTTGCTAATGGCCGTGCAACAGGACTGGTGTTGGACAGTGGAGCTACACACACCACCGCCATCCCAGTGCATGATGGGTATGTCCTGCAGCAAG GTATTGTTAAATCTCCCTTGGCTGGAGACTTCATCACGATGCAGTGCAGAGAACTGTTCCAGGAGATGAATATTGAGATCACACCACCTTATATGATCGCTTCCAAG GAACCGGTAAGAGAGGGTGCGCCTCCAAACTGGACTAAGAAAGATAAACTCCCTCCAGTTTCAAAATCGTGGCACACTTACATGTGCAAT GAGGTGATTCAGGATTTCCAAGCATCTGTTCTGCAGGTGTCTGACTCCCCCTATGATGAGCA GGTGGCGGCTCAGATGCCAACTCTACACTATGAGATGCCAAATGGCTTCACCACAGATTATGGAGCTGAGCGCCTACGTATCCCAGAAGGCCTCTTTGACCCATCTAACGTCAAG GGTCTGTATGGCAGTGTGGTTGTTACTGGGGGCAACACACTGCTACAAGGATTTACAGAGAGGCTCAATAGAGAACTGTCACAGAAAGCACCGCCG AGTATGAGGCTGAAGCTCATAGCCAGTAACAGCTCAATGGAGCGACGGTTCAGTTCCTGGATAGGAGGCTCGATACTGGCCTCACTA GGCACCTTCCAGCAAATGTGGATCTCCAAGCAGGAGTATGATGAAGGAGGAAAACAGAGTGTGGAGAGAAAATGTCCatga